One region of Exiguobacterium acetylicum genomic DNA includes:
- a CDS encoding FAD-dependent oxidoreductase, giving the protein MKLMIIGSVAAGTSVGAKARRNSEELQITIYDRDQDISYSGCGIPYFVGGEIADIDELTPRDAAFFKKRYNIDIHTQHEVESIDHATKTATIVNLLTGDRFTDTYDTLVLATGASSIVPPLPGVEHENVFTVRNVRNADAIRSYIDAHDPKTATIVGGGFIGLEMAEQLTYRGIQVTLVERLPQVMPPLDRDMAERVADHLKDKGVSLLLGESVTAFNGEERISEVALESGKTIETDLVILSVGVKPNTGLAKQIGVELGKTGAIAVNRHMQTNVADVYAVGDVAESFSVITGEALYRPLGSTANKMGRIAGMVITGEEAEHRGILGTGIFKAFDLTVAQTGLTEKEARESGYDIEVLHNIKPDRPEYMGGKEMTIKAIADRATGRVLGAQIVGPQGVDKRIDVLATAITFKAKAEDLFHLDLAYAPPFATTKDPVLYTGMALDNAIKKTARLMTPNELIDQVASGKSFQIIDTRSKAQFEKNHVDGAIHIPLGELRTRAKELDPTLPTIVYCNKGVTGNAAQNVLKNLGFTDVCNLSGGNKNYQHIKKCLS; this is encoded by the coding sequence ATGAAATTGATGATTATTGGTTCAGTTGCTGCGGGAACATCAGTCGGAGCAAAAGCACGTCGTAACAGTGAAGAGTTGCAAATCACGATTTATGATCGGGATCAGGACATCTCGTATTCAGGTTGTGGGATTCCTTATTTCGTTGGTGGCGAAATCGCTGACATTGATGAGTTGACACCACGCGATGCCGCTTTCTTTAAAAAACGGTATAACATCGATATTCATACACAACACGAAGTTGAATCGATTGATCATGCGACAAAAACAGCTACCATTGTCAATCTCCTGACAGGGGATCGATTCACGGACACGTATGATACGTTAGTACTGGCAACCGGTGCTTCTAGTATCGTTCCACCGCTTCCAGGTGTTGAGCATGAGAATGTCTTTACGGTTCGAAATGTCCGCAATGCCGACGCGATCCGGTCCTACATCGACGCTCATGATCCGAAAACGGCAACGATCGTCGGCGGAGGATTCATCGGACTCGAGATGGCAGAACAATTGACGTATCGCGGCATTCAAGTCACGCTCGTCGAACGTTTGCCGCAAGTCATGCCGCCACTTGATCGCGATATGGCAGAACGCGTAGCGGATCATTTGAAAGATAAAGGGGTATCCCTTTTGCTTGGCGAATCCGTGACAGCGTTCAACGGAGAAGAACGTATTTCTGAGGTCGCGCTTGAGAGTGGTAAAACGATCGAGACGGATCTTGTCATTTTATCGGTTGGCGTCAAGCCGAACACGGGTCTTGCGAAACAGATCGGTGTAGAGCTCGGTAAAACAGGGGCGATCGCAGTCAACCGTCACATGCAGACGAATGTAGCCGATGTCTACGCAGTCGGCGACGTCGCAGAGAGTTTCTCCGTCATCACGGGTGAAGCACTTTATCGTCCGCTTGGGTCAACCGCGAACAAGATGGGACGGATTGCCGGCATGGTCATTACTGGAGAAGAAGCGGAGCACCGTGGGATCTTAGGGACGGGTATCTTCAAGGCATTCGATTTGACGGTCGCTCAAACAGGTTTGACGGAAAAAGAAGCGCGTGAGTCAGGCTATGACATCGAAGTCTTGCATAACATCAAACCAGATCGTCCGGAATACATGGGCGGGAAAGAGATGACGATCAAAGCGATCGCTGATCGGGCGACAGGGCGAGTTCTCGGAGCCCAGATCGTAGGTCCGCAAGGTGTCGATAAACGGATTGATGTCCTAGCGACGGCGATCACCTTTAAGGCGAAGGCAGAGGATTTATTCCATCTCGACTTAGCCTACGCACCACCGTTTGCGACGACGAAGGATCCCGTTCTCTATACGGGAATGGCGCTCGATAATGCCATCAAAAAAACAGCGCGTTTGATGACGCCGAATGAATTGATTGACCAAGTCGCGAGCGGGAAGTCGTTCCAAATCATCGATACACGCTCGAAAGCACAATTCGAAAAAAATCATGTTGATGGAGCGATCCATATCCCGCTTGGTGAACTGCGGACACGCGCGAAGGAACTGGATCCGACGTTACCGACGATCGTCTACTGCAACAAAGGGGTAACCGGAAATGCTGCGCAAAACGTCTTGAAAAACCTTGGATTTACGGATGTATGCAACTTATCAGGCGGTAACAAGAACTATCAACATATCAAAAAATGTTTGTCATAA
- a CDS encoding PadR family transcriptional regulator has translation MEKTVQKTALTEAVYYILLSLQQPRHGYGIMQFVQELSNDRVKLAAGTLYGALSSLVDKGWIEAIEQETGRKKEYIITNQGRERLQVELDRLKELVRHGQETMGVDQGEQ, from the coding sequence ATGGAAAAAACAGTCCAGAAGACAGCATTAACAGAAGCTGTCTATTATATTTTACTGTCACTTCAACAACCCCGTCATGGCTATGGCATCATGCAATTCGTCCAGGAGTTGAGCAACGATCGTGTCAAATTAGCTGCTGGTACGTTGTACGGCGCACTCAGCAGTCTGGTCGATAAAGGATGGATTGAAGCGATCGAGCAAGAAACAGGGCGAAAGAAAGAGTACATCATAACGAATCAGGGGCGGGAGAGATTACAGGTAGAGCTGGATCGACTAAAAGAACTCGTGCGACATGGACAAGAAACGATGGGAGTGGATCAAGGTGAGCAGTAA
- a CDS encoding DUF2812 domain-containing protein produces MSSKTVYRFYADYAKEEVWLNEMANNGWYLQQFRLGRYVFIKGEPGMYTYRIELLENMPKHPKSQDYFAFLEEMGIEVVDTSFRWVFLRKRTSDEPFHLYSDFDSQIHHEHRILQLYKVIFFVNIIAVLINLFNPITDTMIWFNLAIVTGLSFVMQRHERKIQTLRGLRAIAEQD; encoded by the coding sequence GTGAGCAGTAAAACGGTCTATCGCTTTTACGCTGATTATGCAAAAGAAGAAGTGTGGTTAAACGAGATGGCAAACAACGGCTGGTACTTACAGCAGTTTCGACTCGGACGTTATGTGTTCATCAAAGGTGAACCTGGTATGTACACGTATCGAATCGAGTTATTAGAAAACATGCCAAAGCATCCGAAGTCGCAGGATTACTTTGCGTTTTTGGAAGAGATGGGCATCGAAGTCGTGGATACATCGTTCCGCTGGGTCTTCTTAAGAAAACGGACCTCGGATGAACCATTTCATTTGTACTCGGACTTTGATTCACAGATCCATCACGAACATCGGATTTTGCAACTCTATAAAGTCATTTTTTTCGTGAACATCATTGCAGTACTCATTAATTTGTTTAATCCGATTACCGACACGATGATCTGGTTCAACCTCGCGATCGTGACGGGTCTCTCATTCGTGATGCAACGCCACGAACGTAAAATTCAAACGTTACGTGGATTGCGTGCCATTGCGGAGCAGGATTAA
- a CDS encoding SDR family oxidoreductase has protein sequence MSQIFIIGANGKVGRHAARLLQDSEHDVKVGLRSKDQFSDFEKLGHTPVHIDLEADVATITDALQGSDVVIFTAGSGGHTGADKTMLIDFDGAVKAIEAAEAINAKQFIMVSALNADSPETWSDSMKPYYIAKRYADRVLKESSLNYTILRPGGLSDEAGTGNVTTDPSEQATKKIPREDVARVILAAIGHDKASKQVVTLLEGDTPINELF, from the coding sequence ATGAGTCAGATTTTCATCATTGGTGCAAATGGTAAAGTAGGTCGTCACGCTGCTCGCTTACTGCAGGATTCGGAGCACGATGTCAAAGTAGGATTACGTTCCAAGGACCAGTTCAGTGATTTTGAGAAATTAGGTCATACCCCGGTCCATATCGATCTGGAAGCGGACGTCGCGACGATCACGGATGCATTACAAGGATCAGATGTCGTCATCTTTACGGCAGGATCCGGCGGTCACACAGGAGCGGACAAGACGATGCTGATCGATTTCGACGGTGCTGTCAAAGCGATTGAAGCAGCGGAAGCAATCAATGCAAAACAGTTCATCATGGTCAGTGCCTTGAATGCCGATTCGCCGGAAACATGGTCTGACAGCATGAAGCCGTATTACATTGCAAAACGCTACGCGGATCGTGTCCTGAAGGAATCGTCACTTAACTACACGATTCTTCGCCCAGGCGGACTATCCGATGAAGCTGGCACAGGAAACGTCACGACGGATCCGTCCGAGCAAGCAACTAAAAAAATTCCGCGTGAGGATGTCGCACGCGTTATTCTAGCTGCAATCGGTCACGACAAGGCGTCGAAGCAAGTCGTCACACTGCTCGAAGGTGACACACCGATCAACGAATTATTCTAA
- a CDS encoding transporter substrate-binding domain-containing protein, whose translation MRKKPWLLAGLVLTGVAAWTIWNQQTDAKAHDIFEDHKLVVGTTGDYKPFTYWNEERNRYQGFDIDVIQAFAKATNLDVTFVKTTWPTLSEDTKSGKFDIAVGGITKKVEREVVGDFTSSYFSFQKAPLVKKKDVERLNSLAAINDPAVKIGVNPGGTNEAFVKKHFSKADVTVFENNLDIPKAVKSGQVDVMVTDDIEALHYATELDLAVPKLTEAWEPAEMAYLMKPDQKQLGDVFRVWIESAEGQEQVQKLKKKWNIVSTLETVGAKGAGAHE comes from the coding sequence ATGAGAAAGAAACCATGGCTACTGGCAGGACTTGTTTTGACAGGCGTTGCCGCTTGGACGATTTGGAATCAACAGACGGATGCCAAAGCACATGACATCTTCGAAGACCACAAGCTGGTCGTCGGGACGACGGGGGATTATAAGCCCTTTACATACTGGAACGAGGAACGGAATCGTTATCAAGGCTTTGATATCGATGTCATCCAAGCGTTCGCCAAAGCAACAAATCTTGATGTGACGTTCGTCAAGACGACATGGCCGACATTATCGGAGGATACGAAATCAGGCAAGTTTGATATCGCTGTCGGTGGCATCACGAAGAAAGTCGAGCGCGAGGTCGTCGGAGACTTTACATCGTCGTATTTCTCCTTTCAAAAAGCACCGCTTGTAAAGAAGAAAGATGTCGAACGCTTGAATTCGCTCGCTGCAATCAATGATCCAGCAGTCAAAATCGGTGTCAATCCGGGTGGCACGAACGAAGCGTTCGTGAAGAAGCATTTTTCGAAGGCAGATGTGACCGTCTTTGAGAACAACTTGGACATCCCGAAAGCCGTAAAAAGCGGACAAGTCGATGTCATGGTGACGGACGACATCGAGGCGTTGCATTACGCGACAGAACTCGATCTTGCGGTGCCGAAACTGACAGAGGCATGGGAACCAGCCGAGATGGCATATTTGATGAAACCGGACCAAAAACAGCTTGGAGACGTTTTCCGAGTCTGGATTGAAAGTGCAGAGGGGCAAGAACAAGTTCAAAAATTGAAGAAAAAATGGAACATCGTCTCGACACTTGAGACGGTCGGAGCGAAAGGAGCGGGAGCACATGAGTAA
- a CDS encoding transporter substrate-binding domain-containing protein codes for MSKWGWIVVGGGVLFASLLTLWQAEQPRRVQAKNVFATKKIVVGTTGDYKPFTYLNRKTNEYEGFDIEVIRSFAKTTGIDVEFVPTTWPTLSADLASGKFDMVVGGVTKNIEREIIGDFTSSYLSFQKTPLVRKEDAKRLASIEQINRPDVTIGLNPGGTNEQFVRKTFTKAKIVMYEQNLDIPHAVASGEVDVMITDTVEAIHYEALDKRLAAPRIQEKWIPAEKSYLVRESEGDVVDVFNLWMQSYEGQEEMEQLKEKWQVAS; via the coding sequence ATGAGTAAATGGGGATGGATCGTCGTTGGAGGTGGCGTTCTGTTTGCGAGCTTACTGACGCTATGGCAAGCGGAGCAACCACGACGTGTACAAGCGAAGAATGTCTTTGCGACGAAAAAAATCGTCGTCGGAACGACTGGGGATTACAAACCATTCACGTACTTGAACCGGAAGACGAACGAGTATGAAGGGTTCGATATCGAAGTGATCCGTTCTTTCGCGAAGACGACCGGTATCGATGTCGAATTCGTTCCGACGACATGGCCCACGCTATCTGCTGATCTTGCTAGCGGGAAATTCGATATGGTCGTCGGGGGCGTAACGAAGAACATCGAGCGCGAGATCATCGGTGACTTCACGTCGAGTTATCTGTCGTTCCAAAAGACACCGCTCGTCCGTAAAGAAGATGCTAAACGTCTTGCTTCGATCGAACAAATCAATCGTCCAGATGTGACGATTGGTCTAAATCCAGGCGGAACGAATGAACAATTCGTCCGTAAGACGTTCACGAAGGCGAAGATCGTCATGTATGAACAGAATCTTGACATCCCGCACGCGGTCGCGTCAGGCGAAGTTGATGTCATGATCACCGATACGGTCGAGGCGATTCATTATGAAGCGCTCGACAAACGACTCGCAGCACCAAGAATTCAAGAAAAGTGGATTCCGGCGGAGAAGAGCTACCTCGTTCGAGAGTCGGAAGGAGACGTCGTCGATGTTTTCAATCTGTGGATGCAGTCATATGAAGGTCAGGAAGAGATGGAGCAATTAAAAGAGAAATGGCAAGTGGCGTCTTAA
- a CDS encoding glycoside hydrolase family 3 N-terminal domain-containing protein, whose amino-acid sequence MNVETLLQQMTLQEKIGQLVQILPSVYDPQTSDTVTGPVAQLMEESGLTEDNRYELGSVIGIHQAEQAFRIQQNYLKHNRLGIPLLFMADIVHGHRTIYPVPLALASMWDSDEVEMMARQSAIEATASGLHVTFSPMVDLVRDARWGRVMESTGEDVWLNGEYAAAFVRGYQSEDLKQADSLAACVKHFAAYGAAEGGRDYNTVDMSDRELREFYLPAYLRAIEAGARLIMTSFNVVDGVPATASTYLLRQILRKEWEFDGVTISDWSSIKELIQHGVAGSLAEAGEKGIKAGVDIDMMSGAYLNHLEQQIDDQVVSMDLLDEAVRRILMLKQDLGLFENPYRGIDPELEKRVHLSEGHRNTARRLAEKSCVLLKNNQVLPLADDQRIALIGPFAASTDVLGPWAGNGKREEAVSIREAFDEANIDYVFAEGSTIDTEIDWDQAMEVAAQADVILIALGEASWMSGEAGSRTDIRLPKTQRDGLARLATLGKPIVTVLFNGRPLDLRDVVNHSDAVLEAWYPGTESGRAIHRLLYGHVIPSGKLTISFPYHVGQLPLRYDTLPTGRPMTIEGADPRYTSKYLDAPNEALFPFGFGLSYSDFTYTQLRLYEQPQGTTWEASVIVTNDGALDAEEIVQWYMQDPVADVSRPLRQLKGYERVLVKAGSSREVTFRIDASMLMYQHPDGSVKADAGEFILYVGTDSTCALHEKFWLKQTVEKGQFDEHINDRSTSTTR is encoded by the coding sequence ATGAACGTTGAAACTTTACTACAGCAAATGACGCTACAGGAAAAAATCGGACAGCTCGTTCAAATTCTCCCTTCTGTCTATGATCCACAGACATCCGATACTGTGACTGGACCAGTAGCTCAACTAATGGAGGAAAGTGGTCTGACAGAGGACAACCGTTATGAATTGGGATCTGTCATAGGAATTCATCAAGCAGAACAGGCATTTCGCATTCAGCAAAATTATTTAAAACATAATCGATTAGGAATTCCATTATTGTTCATGGCGGATATCGTTCATGGTCATCGAACGATTTATCCAGTTCCGTTGGCGCTTGCTTCTATGTGGGATAGTGACGAAGTGGAAATGATGGCGCGTCAATCTGCTATCGAAGCAACAGCTTCGGGACTGCATGTTACTTTTTCGCCAATGGTGGATCTTGTACGTGATGCGCGTTGGGGGCGTGTCATGGAATCGACAGGTGAGGATGTTTGGCTCAATGGAGAATATGCGGCAGCATTCGTACGTGGTTATCAATCAGAGGATTTAAAACAAGCTGATTCTTTAGCAGCTTGCGTCAAGCATTTTGCGGCTTACGGTGCCGCTGAAGGTGGTCGTGATTACAATACGGTTGATATGTCGGATCGTGAATTACGAGAGTTTTATTTACCGGCTTATCTACGGGCAATCGAAGCGGGTGCCCGACTCATCATGACAAGCTTCAACGTCGTTGATGGTGTTCCCGCAACAGCTAGTACGTATCTGTTACGTCAAATTCTTCGAAAAGAGTGGGAGTTTGACGGGGTCACGATTTCGGATTGGTCTTCTATTAAGGAATTAATCCAGCATGGTGTCGCGGGTTCGCTTGCTGAAGCTGGAGAAAAAGGAATCAAGGCGGGCGTCGATATCGATATGATGTCAGGTGCTTACTTAAATCATTTGGAACAACAGATTGATGATCAAGTCGTTTCGATGGACTTATTAGACGAAGCAGTACGCAGAATACTTATGTTAAAGCAAGATCTTGGGTTGTTTGAAAATCCTTATCGTGGCATTGATCCTGAACTTGAGAAAAGAGTCCACTTATCTGAAGGTCATCGGAATACAGCACGGCGTTTAGCTGAAAAAAGTTGTGTCTTACTGAAAAATAATCAAGTCCTGCCATTAGCAGACGATCAGCGGATCGCGTTGATTGGACCTTTTGCTGCTTCAACGGATGTACTTGGTCCATGGGCAGGCAACGGAAAACGTGAAGAAGCGGTTTCCATTCGAGAGGCGTTTGATGAAGCGAACATTGATTATGTTTTTGCAGAAGGATCAACGATTGATACGGAAATTGACTGGGATCAGGCGATGGAAGTAGCGGCGCAAGCAGATGTGATTCTTATAGCTTTAGGTGAAGCGTCTTGGATGAGTGGAGAAGCCGGAAGTCGAACGGACATCCGTTTGCCGAAAACACAACGCGATGGATTGGCAAGACTTGCGACACTTGGAAAGCCGATCGTGACCGTGCTATTCAACGGGCGACCACTCGATCTTCGAGATGTCGTTAATCATTCCGATGCAGTGCTTGAAGCATGGTATCCGGGAACAGAGTCAGGACGAGCGATTCACCGTTTATTATATGGTCACGTGATTCCTTCTGGAAAACTAACGATTTCATTTCCGTATCATGTCGGTCAGTTGCCATTACGTTACGATACCTTACCGACGGGGCGACCGATGACGATCGAAGGCGCTGATCCACGCTATACAAGCAAATACCTGGACGCTCCAAATGAAGCGCTATTTCCATTTGGTTTTGGATTAAGTTATAGCGATTTTACCTATACGCAGTTAAGACTATATGAGCAGCCGCAGGGAACTACATGGGAAGCATCCGTTATTGTTACGAACGATGGCGCATTAGATGCGGAAGAAATCGTTCAATGGTATATGCAAGATCCAGTTGCTGACGTGTCACGTCCCTTACGTCAATTAAAAGGATATGAACGCGTTCTTGTGAAAGCAGGTTCCAGTCGAGAAGTGACATTCCGTATCGATGCTTCGATGCTAATGTATCAACATCCGGATGGTTCGGTTAAAGCGGATGCTGGTGAATTCATTCTCTATGTTGGTACGGATAGTACATGTGCATTACATGAAAAATTTTGGTTGAAACAGACCGTTGAAAAGGGGCAATTTGATGAACACATTAACGACCGTTCCACATCTACGACACGATGA